The window ACCATCCCGGGCGACTTCAACCGCGTCAGCGTGGCCGAGGTCGAGAAACTGGCCGGCGGCGACGCCTCCGGACGCGTCCAGCGCTAGGCCCCGGCACGAGACCATCATCGCGGGGGCGTCCGGCCAGACCGAGCGCCCCCTTCGCCTTCGGGAGGAGGTTTCGCATGTACGTCCGCTGCGCCCATTTCGTGGGGACCGTCGCCCCCGAGAACCGCGCCCGCTTCGATTCCTTCATCGATGCCGAGTGCGCACCGATCATCGCCACTTTCCCCAACCTGCGGTCGTTTCGCATCCTGCGCGGCCGCTGGTACGAGGAAGGCGCCCCCGACATCTACATGACCATCGAGCTGACCTTCGATGCCCCCGCCGACATCGATGCCATGCTGGCGTCCGGGGCGCGGGCGAATAATGTCGCGAAGATGAAGGAGATCATGCCGCTGTTCGAGGGCCGGGTCTTCCACATCAACCTCGAAGTCGGGCCCCGCGGCTGAACCAATTTCGGTGAATTTCGGTGACAGTGCACTTAATTCGCGGCAACGGCGGCGTCCACTTGGAATGGAAGACGTTGTCGAATTAAGTGCACTGTCACCGAAATTATTAGTCGTCGGCACCGTAAAGGGCGGTGCCGTCGACGCCGAGCCGGGGCGGCAGGCCGAAGTCCGGCTCCTCGTCGCGGGCGAATTCCGACCAGCGCTCGAAGACGTCCTCGGTCGAGCCCCGTAACGGCCCGCGGTTCTCGATGTTGAGGCTGGCGGCGACGGCGGCGAAATTGGCGCATTCGGCCAGGCGCTCGCCGCGCAGCCGGCGGCTCATGAAAGCCGCCAGATAGGTATCGCCGCAGCCGGTGGCGTCCAGCCGGCGGCGCGGCGGCACCGCCGGAATTTCCAGCATGCCCTCGGGGCCGAACACCAGGGAACCCCGGCTGGCCTTGGTGACGATGACGGTGCCGGCGCCATCGGTCCGCACCCGCTCCGCCGCCTCGGTCACCGAGGCGAGGCCGGTGAAGGTGACGATTTCCTCGTCGTCGGCCTGGAAGACGTCGACGTGGCGCAGGAAGGCGCCCAGCCCCGGGCTGTGGCTGGCCACCACCTCGCCGCCCGCGATGTCGCGGGTCAGCCCCTGGACGTCCAGCGCCACCGTCGCCCCCAGCTTGGCGTAGTGGCGGATGATGGTGGGGTCGACGTCCTCCTTGGTCAGCGGGCCGACATGGACGAGCCGGGCGCGCAAGGGCGGCAAATCCTCGAGGAAGATACCGCCGGCCCGGGCGTCGACGTGCTGCATGCGGATGTCGGAATTGTCCGCCGCGTAGTAGTTGCGAAAGACGGTGGTGCGCTCGGTGGCCATGTTGAAGACCTCGACGCCGGCCCGGCGCAGGGGGCCCAACAGCGCCCCCTCGTCCTGGCGCGCCACCTTGGTGACGACGGCGGTGCGAAGCCCCAGGCTGGCATAGACGATGGCCGAGTAATAGGCGGTGCCACCCGGCGAAGGCTCGTATTCGCTGCCGCCGATGGTGTTGACGTCGCGCACCACATGGCCGATCACACTGACGTCGAACATGAAACTCCATCCCCGTCGCAATGGATCTGTTGAATAGGAGCCGGACTTCGCCCTGTCAAGCGGCCGGCCACCCGCCGGTTTGACTGAAAATGTAATAAAATTAACATTTCCTCTGATTTCTGCTATGCTTTACAAAAAAAGAACACAGGGAAGCCGCATCAGGAGGCAACGGTGCGTGGGAATCAGGGGAGCAAAATAAGCGCCCGCCAGCAGGCCATCGTCCAGCTGGTGCGGCAGCGCGGATTCGCCACCATCGAAGCGATGGCCGAGGACTTCGGCGTATCGGCCCAGACCATCCGGCGCGACATCATCGAGTTGAGCCAGAGGAACCTGCTGGAGCGCTATCACGGTGGCGCCGGACTGCCCACCGGGCGCGACCGTCTGGCCTATTCCAGCCGGCGGGTCCGCAACGCCGCCGAAAAGAGCCGCATCGCCGCCATGGTGGCGGCCGAGATTCCCAACGGCGCCTCGCTGTTCCTCGACATCGGCACCACCACCGAGGCGGTGGCCGAGGCGCTGGTCGGCCACCGCGAGCTGCGCGTCATCACCAACCACATCGGCGTCGTCACGCTGTTCTGCGAACGCACGGATTTCGAGGTCATGCTGCCGGGCGGCATGGTGCGCAACCGCGATCGGGCCATCACGGGCGAGGCAACGTCGGAGTTCCTGCGCCGGTTCCGGGTCGAATTCGGCATTTTCGGCGTCGGCGCCATCGATCGCGACGGCCACCTGCTCGATTACGACTACCGCGACGTCCAGGTGTCGCGCACGGCCATGGAAGTGGCGCGCAAGCGGTTCGTCGTCATCGACAGCAGCAAGTTCTTCGGCGACGCCATGATGCACCTGGCGCACGTCGCCGAGATCGACGCCCTGTTCACCGACGCGCCGCCGCCCGAGGCGATCGCCGAGCAGTTGGCGCGGCACAACGTCAGCCTGTTCACCGCCCCGCCGGAACCGGCGAAGGCCGGCGAAAGCCCTTAAGCAATGTAAGGAATTTCACAAATCTGTAAATTTTCTTACACCGAAACGCCTTTTTGCCGTGACAGAACACGGCCTATAGCCTGAAGGAATGTAAACGCCCATGTCGGCGATCGAACTGCAACATGTAACCAAGTCCTGGGGGAACACCGTCGCGGTGCGCGACGTGTCCTTTCTTGTCGAGGAGGGGACCTTCGTGGTGCTGCTCGGCCCCTCGGGCTGCGGGAAGTCGACCTCGCTGCGCATGGTTGCCGGCCTCGAAGACACCGCGCAGGGTCGAATTCTCATCGGCGGCGAGGACATGACCCACGTGGCGCCCGCCCAGCGGCACGTCTCCATGGTTTTCCAGTCCTACGCGCTGTTTCCGCACCTCGACGTCCGCCAGAACATCCTGTTCGGCCTCAACGTGCGCAAGGTGGCGACGGCCGAGAAGGAGGCGCGTCTGAAGCGCGTCGCCGAACTGGTTGGGCTTTCCACCCTGCTCGATCGCAAGCCGGCGCAGCTTTCCGGCGGCCAGCGCCAGCGGGTCGCCCTGGCCCGCGCCATCGTCGCCGAGAACCCCATCTGCCTGATGGACGAGCCGCTGTCCAACCTCGACGCCAAGCTGCGCCACGAGATGCGGGTCGAGATCCGGGCCCTGCAGCAGCGCTTAGGGATGACCGTCGTCTACGTCACGCACGACCAGGCCGAGGCCATGAGCATGGCCGACCGCATCGTCCTCATGCGCGACGGCGAGATCGAGCAGGAGGGCACGCCCGACGATCTCTACAGCGCCCCGG of the Shumkonia mesophila genome contains:
- a CDS encoding PfkB family carbohydrate kinase yields the protein MFDVSVIGHVVRDVNTIGGSEYEPSPGGTAYYSAIVYASLGLRTAVVTKVARQDEGALLGPLRRAGVEVFNMATERTTVFRNYYAADNSDIRMQHVDARAGGIFLEDLPPLRARLVHVGPLTKEDVDPTIIRHYAKLGATVALDVQGLTRDIAGGEVVASHSPGLGAFLRHVDVFQADDEEIVTFTGLASVTEAAERVRTDGAGTVIVTKASRGSLVFGPEGMLEIPAVPPRRRLDATGCGDTYLAAFMSRRLRGERLAECANFAAVAASLNIENRGPLRGSTEDVFERWSEFARDEEPDFGLPPRLGVDGTALYGADD
- a CDS encoding EthD domain-containing protein; translation: MYVRCAHFVGTVAPENRARFDSFIDAECAPIIATFPNLRSFRILRGRWYEEGAPDIYMTIELTFDAPADIDAMLASGARANNVAKMKEIMPLFEGRVFHINLEVGPRG
- a CDS encoding DeoR/GlpR family DNA-binding transcription regulator is translated as MRGNQGSKISARQQAIVQLVRQRGFATIEAMAEDFGVSAQTIRRDIIELSQRNLLERYHGGAGLPTGRDRLAYSSRRVRNAAEKSRIAAMVAAEIPNGASLFLDIGTTTEAVAEALVGHRELRVITNHIGVVTLFCERTDFEVMLPGGMVRNRDRAITGEATSEFLRRFRVEFGIFGVGAIDRDGHLLDYDYRDVQVSRTAMEVARKRFVVIDSSKFFGDAMMHLAHVAEIDALFTDAPPPEAIAEQLARHNVSLFTAPPEPAKAGESP
- a CDS encoding ABC transporter ATP-binding protein, with the translated sequence MSAIELQHVTKSWGNTVAVRDVSFLVEEGTFVVLLGPSGCGKSTSLRMVAGLEDTAQGRILIGGEDMTHVAPAQRHVSMVFQSYALFPHLDVRQNILFGLNVRKVATAEKEARLKRVAELVGLSTLLDRKPAQLSGGQRQRVALARAIVAENPICLMDEPLSNLDAKLRHEMRVEIRALQQRLGMTVVYVTHDQAEAMSMADRIVLMRDGEIEQEGTPDDLYSAPATLFAAGFIGTPPMNLLTLADGPIGAVIAGGDGPAVLEGGGAGLTLGIRPEHVVVAADGGGIPARLIASDYLGADTVVTARVGGQTINARVPGHYAVSPDQEVRLRWAAEALHVFDTQTGRRVAGHRPRQNAD